Proteins encoded within one genomic window of Pristis pectinata isolate sPriPec2 chromosome 5, sPriPec2.1.pri, whole genome shotgun sequence:
- the LOC127570742 gene encoding forkhead box protein F2-like, whose amino-acid sequence MTTENPQQHLDPQASIRSSPVPGVLKSALINQQSPAMETSALAKVKKTNGGLRRPEKPPYSYIALIVMAIQSSPTKRLTLSEIYQFLQTRFPFFRGSYQGWKNSVRHNLSLNECFIKLPKGLGRPGKGHYWTIDPASEFMFEEGSFRRRPRGFRRKCQTLKPMYRMMNGLGFGPSIIPQTFDFQSPAASLSCHANGYNLENSLSMMSNSLSGNYDGLSSGHHVPHMSPNPGSTYMASCPASSGGEYGPDSSSSPVPSSPAVASALECHSPYSASAAPWSSSGGSPYIKQQSLGPINSVPSSLHSSMSSYSLEQSYLHQNTRDPAEITVGLPRYQTHSSPVCDRKDFVLNFNGISSFHPSASGSYYHHHHQSVCQDIKPCVM is encoded by the exons ATGACGACTGAGAACCCGCAGCAGCATCTGGATCCTCAGGCGTCCATAAGGTCCAGCCCGGTTCCCGGAGTGTTGAAATCGGCCTTGATCAACCAACAGTCCCCGGCCATGGAAACGTCCGCCTTGGCCAAAGTCAAGAAGACCAACGGTGGATTGCGGAGGCCGGAGAAGCCGCCTTATTCTTACATCGCTTTAATCGTAATGGCTATACAGAGTTCCCCGACCAAGAGGCTCACTCTGAGTGAGATCTATCAGTTCCTTCAGACCAGATTCCCCTTCTTCCGAGGGTCTTATCAGGGGTGGAAGAACTCGGTGCGCCACAATCTGTCACTGAACGAGTGCTTCATCAAATTGCCAAAGGGGCTTGGCAGGCCTGGGAAGGGACATTACTGGACCATTGACCCTGCTAGTGAATTCATGTTTGAGGAAGGCTCCTTTCGGCGCAGACCCAGAGGGTTCCGTAGGAAATGCCAGACCCTCAAACCCATGTATAGGATGATGAATGGCTTGGGGTTTGGTCCCTCTATTATCCCCCAAACCTTCGACTTCCAGAGTCCAGCGGCTTCACTGTCGTGCCATGCCAACGGTTACAATCTGGAGAACAGCCTCAGCATGATGAGCAACTCCTTATCAGGGAACTACGATGGACTCAGCAGTGGGCACCACGTCCCTCACATGTCCCCCAACCCTGGCTCGACTTACATGGCCAGCTGCCCGGCGTCTTCCGGTGGAGAATACGGTCCCGATAGCAGCAGTAGCCCGGTGCCATCCTCCCCCGCCGTGGCCAGTGCTTTGGAATGCCATTCCCCATACTCGGCCTCAGCTGCCCCTTGGTCATCCTCAGGAGGATCCCCGTACATTAAGCAGCAGAGCCTGGGTCCCATCAACTCTGTCCCTTCCAGCCTTCACTCCAGCATGTCTTCTTACTCGCTGGAGCAAAGTTACCTGCACCAAAACACAAGGGACCCCGCAGAAATCACAG TGGGCCTACCTCGCTATCAGACTCACTCGTCGCCCGTGTGTGACAGAAAAGATTTTGTGCTCAATTTCAATGGGATTTCATCTTTCCATCCCTCGGCCAGTGGATCATACTACCATCACCATCATCAGAGCGTGTGCCAGGACATCAAACCTTGTGTTATGTGA